A single Pantoea rwandensis DNA region contains:
- the hrpB gene encoding ATP-dependent helicase HrpB: protein MRAMLAQAEWELSVSELPVSEVLPALLDALSQSSQVLLAAPTGAGKSTWLPLQLLQQSVLTGRIIMLEPRRLAARNVAQRLADQLGEQPGATVGYRMRGENCCGPHTRLEVVTEGILTRMLQRDPMLEGVSLVILDEFHERSLQADLALALLLDVQQGLRDDLKILLMSATLDNDRLRQLLPAAPFIVSEGRSFPVTRRYASLNPQQRFDEAVAREVAQLLREESGSLLLFLPGVAEIERVKRELESRVGEDVDLSPLYGALSLDAQRRAILPAPAGRRKVVLATNIAETSLTIEGIRLVVDSALERSAQFDMRSGVTRLQTQRISQASMTQRAGRAGRLEPGICLHLLPQEQAMRAAAQSEPEILNSDLAALQIDLLQWGCQDASQLCWLDAPPPRSLRAAQALLTRLGALENGRLNARGRKMATLGSDPRLTAILCAAQSHDAIASAALLVAILEDPPRNGSADLRDALNRPQPHWQRRARQWQQRLNASDGRVNPDLFPALLVAGFADRLAQRRGDSARYQLANGIGAMLDEQDGLSRYEWLIAPTLLQGASAAEARMLLALPVEISALRQQCPALVSQRIDVEWDEEKGTLRAWKRELVGALVLKAQPQARPEPEILHPAMLRWIREKGLSVLGWTPEAEQLRLRLHCAASWLPEEAWPALDDESLLDSLERWLLPEMGSVRDLRSLQGVNLVSALLHLLTWSQRQRLDTVLPTHYTVPTGSRLPIRYDAEKPPALAVRMQEMFGEAQNPAVAEGRIPLVLELLSPAHRPLQITRDLAAFWRGAYPEVQKEMKGRYPKHPWPDDPASALPTRRTKKFSS, encoded by the coding sequence ATGCGCGCCATGTTAGCACAGGCAGAGTGGGAGTTAAGTGTGAGTGAATTACCGGTAAGTGAGGTGCTGCCTGCATTGCTCGATGCATTGTCTCAGTCATCACAAGTTTTACTGGCGGCACCCACCGGCGCGGGAAAATCGACCTGGCTGCCGCTGCAATTGCTACAGCAGTCGGTGCTGACGGGGCGCATCATTATGCTTGAGCCGCGTCGTCTGGCGGCGCGTAATGTGGCGCAGCGCCTGGCGGATCAGTTGGGTGAACAGCCCGGAGCCACTGTGGGATACCGTATGCGCGGCGAAAACTGCTGCGGCCCCCATACGCGACTGGAAGTGGTGACCGAAGGCATTCTGACACGCATGCTGCAGCGCGATCCCATGCTTGAAGGCGTGTCGCTGGTGATCCTCGATGAGTTTCATGAGCGTAGTCTGCAGGCCGATTTAGCACTGGCGCTGCTGCTGGATGTACAACAGGGGCTGCGCGATGACCTGAAAATTCTGCTGATGTCCGCAACGCTGGATAACGATCGGTTGCGTCAGCTGCTGCCTGCTGCGCCTTTTATTGTCTCTGAAGGACGCAGCTTTCCGGTGACACGCCGTTATGCCTCTCTCAACCCGCAACAGCGTTTTGACGAAGCGGTGGCGCGAGAAGTGGCGCAGTTGCTGCGTGAGGAGTCGGGTTCGCTGCTGTTGTTCCTGCCGGGCGTGGCAGAGATTGAGCGCGTGAAGCGCGAGCTGGAATCCCGCGTCGGTGAAGACGTGGATCTCTCTCCTTTATATGGTGCGCTCTCATTGGATGCGCAGCGTCGCGCGATTCTGCCTGCGCCCGCCGGTCGCCGCAAAGTGGTGCTCGCCACTAACATTGCCGAAACCAGTCTCACCATTGAAGGTATCCGCTTAGTGGTGGATAGCGCGCTGGAGCGTTCGGCACAGTTTGATATGCGTAGCGGCGTAACGCGCCTGCAAACGCAACGCATCAGCCAGGCTTCCATGACCCAGCGAGCCGGGCGAGCCGGGCGTCTTGAACCCGGCATTTGCCTGCATTTGCTGCCGCAGGAGCAGGCGATGCGTGCAGCGGCGCAAAGTGAACCCGAAATCCTCAATAGCGATTTGGCCGCGCTGCAGATCGATTTGCTGCAATGGGGTTGCCAGGATGCGTCACAGCTCTGCTGGCTGGACGCGCCACCGCCACGCAGCTTGCGAGCGGCACAGGCTTTGCTCACGCGCTTAGGCGCATTAGAAAACGGCAGGCTTAACGCGCGCGGCCGTAAAATGGCGACGCTTGGCAGCGATCCGCGTTTGACGGCGATTCTGTGTGCGGCACAGAGCCACGATGCCATCGCCAGTGCCGCTCTGCTGGTGGCGATACTGGAAGATCCACCGCGCAACGGTAGTGCAGATTTGCGCGATGCCCTTAATCGACCACAGCCGCATTGGCAAAGGCGCGCGCGTCAATGGCAGCAACGGTTGAATGCCAGCGATGGTCGCGTCAATCCCGATCTTTTCCCCGCATTATTGGTGGCAGGCTTTGCCGATCGTCTGGCGCAGCGGCGAGGCGACAGCGCACGCTATCAGCTGGCTAACGGTATCGGCGCGATGCTGGATGAACAGGATGGCCTGAGTCGCTATGAGTGGTTAATCGCGCCGACCCTGTTACAGGGCGCCAGTGCCGCCGAAGCGCGCATGTTACTGGCGCTGCCGGTAGAGATAAGTGCGTTACGCCAGCAATGTCCTGCACTGGTGTCGCAGCGCATTGATGTGGAATGGGATGAAGAGAAAGGGACATTGCGCGCCTGGAAACGGGAACTCGTGGGTGCGCTGGTCCTAAAAGCACAGCCGCAGGCGCGACCGGAACCGGAGATTTTACACCCGGCGATGTTGCGCTGGATCCGCGAAAAAGGGCTCTCGGTACTCGGCTGGACCCCCGAAGCCGAACAGCTGCGCTTGCGCTTGCACTGTGCCGCGTCCTGGCTGCCGGAAGAGGCGTGGCCAGCGCTGGATGATGAGAGCTTGCTCGATTCGCTTGAACGCTGGCTGTTACCCGAGATGGGATCCGTGCGCGATCTCAGGAGTCTGCAGGGCGTCAATCTTGTCAGCGCATTATTACATTTGCTGACATGGTCACAACGTCAGCGGCTGGATACTGTGCTGCCAACTCATTACACTGTGCCGACCGGAAGTCGCCTGCCTATTCGTTACGATGCTGAAAAGCCTCCGGCGTTGGCAGTGCGTATGCAGGAGATGTTTGGGGAAGCGCAAAATCCCGCGGTGGCCGAAGGCCGCATTCCGCTGGTGCTGGAGTTGCTCTCACCCGCGCACCGGCCGTTGCAGATCACCCGTGACCTTGCAGCGTTCTGGCGGGGAGCGTATCCAGAAGTGCAAAAAGAGATGAAAGGACGCTATCCCAAACATCCCTGGCCCGACGATCCGGCCAGCGCCTTACCGACAAGGCGCACCAAGAAATTTTCATCGTGA
- the thpR gene encoding RNA 2',3'-cyclic phosphodiesterase, translating into MSIQRLFFALELPAPLQQQLVQWRADHFAEEAGKPVAAANLHLTLAFLGDVSAETSQQLQQLASRIVQPGFSLDLDDAGHWPRPGVVWLGCQRAPRGLLQLASLLRAQAARHGCAQSAQPFHPHITLLRHATQKVALPPRGFHWRYDVSDFALFSSTFSQGRTRYRRLARWPLPSSSGA; encoded by the coding sequence ATGTCGATACAACGTCTGTTTTTTGCCCTCGAACTGCCCGCGCCGCTCCAGCAACAGCTGGTACAGTGGCGTGCAGATCACTTTGCAGAAGAGGCAGGAAAACCGGTGGCCGCCGCCAATCTGCATCTGACGCTGGCGTTTCTGGGGGATGTCAGTGCTGAGACCTCGCAGCAGTTACAGCAGTTAGCTTCGCGCATTGTCCAGCCCGGTTTTAGCCTGGATTTGGATGATGCGGGGCACTGGCCGCGTCCTGGCGTCGTGTGGCTTGGCTGCCAACGTGCGCCGCGTGGCTTGTTGCAGTTAGCGAGCTTGCTGCGTGCGCAGGCGGCACGACACGGCTGCGCGCAGAGTGCGCAGCCTTTTCATCCGCATATCACCCTGTTGCGCCACGCCACACAAAAAGTGGCCTTACCACCGCGCGGCTTTCACTGGCGCTACGATGTCAGTGACTTTGCGCTGTTCTCATCGACTTTTAGTCAGGGACGCACCCGTTATCGGCGGCTGGCGCGCTGGCCATTGCCTTCTTCGTCAGGAGCCTGA
- the sfsA gene encoding DNA/RNA nuclease SfsA — protein sequence MQFDPPLKPARLIARYKRFLADVVTPEGETLTIHCANTGAMTGCATPGDTVWYSTSDSTTRKYPHSWELTETQQGHWICVNTLRANQLVREALTLDAIPELSAYSHCQPEVKYGTEKSRIDFLLQAEGRSNCYIEVKSVTLLQQGKGFFPDAVTARGQKHLRELSTIAAEGHRAVLLFAVLHTGIEDVSPARHIDAHYAELLGQAQRCGVEVLAYQAQISPAQMLLTQPVAVTINAEL from the coding sequence ATGCAGTTTGATCCACCGCTAAAACCCGCTCGTCTTATCGCGCGCTATAAGCGCTTTCTTGCCGATGTCGTGACACCAGAGGGTGAGACACTGACCATTCACTGCGCCAACACCGGCGCGATGACCGGCTGCGCCACACCGGGTGATACCGTGTGGTATTCCACTTCAGACAGCACCACGCGCAAGTATCCGCACAGCTGGGAACTGACCGAGACACAACAAGGCCACTGGATCTGTGTGAACACCCTCAGAGCCAATCAACTGGTGCGTGAAGCCTTAACCCTTGACGCGATTCCAGAATTGTCCGCTTACAGCCACTGCCAACCTGAAGTGAAATACGGTACGGAAAAAAGCCGAATTGACTTCCTGCTGCAAGCGGAGGGCAGATCAAACTGCTATATTGAAGTCAAGTCCGTCACCCTTTTACAGCAGGGTAAAGGCTTTTTTCCGGATGCGGTGACGGCTCGGGGACAGAAGCATCTGCGCGAACTCAGTACTATCGCGGCAGAGGGTCATCGAGCTGTTTTGTTGTTCGCCGTTCTGCATACGGGGATTGAGGACGTCTCCCCGGCGCGCCATATCGACGCACACTACGCAGAACTACTGGGACAGGCTCAACGCTGTGGAGTGGAAGTGTTGGCGTATCAGGCTCAGATTTCACCTGCTCAAATGTTACTCACTCAGCCCGTCGCCGTGACGATTAACGCAGAGTTGTAA
- the fhuA gene encoding ferrichrome porin FhuA — protein MNARNFNPCSARAATSRRPLALLISLTLGTLSAQALAEDTVVVTANGGNTVAQESAWGPAPTIAAKHSATGTKTDTPIEKNPQSVSVVTQEEMAMHAVTSVKGAFNYTAGVLTGNRGSSSVIDALSIRGFSETNTNQYLDGLKLQGDNYSEFAIDPYFFERAELLRGPVSVLYGKSNPGGVVSLVSKRPTQETLREVQFQMGTDNLFSTGFDFGGSLDDDGVYSYRVTGLARSADAQQDMNKEKRYTIAPSFSWRPDANTRFDLLTYFQNEPETGYYGWLPRQGTVVGITRPDGSSYKLPTNFDEGEDSNKISRNTKMVGYNFEHSFNDTWTVRQNLRYADMRTGYRSIYGFGYNEAARNITRYSALSDEKLNEFSVDTQAQAKFDTGAVEHTLLLGVDFQRMRNDIDAQFGTANSLNPFNPQYGDDTTFPYADPYQHLNKQRQTGLYAQDQMEWNRWVLTLGGRYDYAMTSVYDRVAGSVDRQNDQAFTWRGGLNYVFDNGIAPYFSYSEAFIPNSGSTWGGQAFDPSRAKQYEAGVKYVPKDRPVVLTAAVYELTKTKNLTADPDPTHQFASIQSGEIRSRGVELEAKAALNANINMTASYTYTDAEYTEDTVLKGRTPVQVPKHMASLWGDYTFHETALSGVTLGAGVRYVGESKGLYAENTQNGSNSNQNFDVAGYTTVDAALKYDLGRFGLPGSSVGVNINNLFDREYVASCYRDYACYWGAERQIVGTATFRF, from the coding sequence ATGAATGCGCGAAATTTCAATCCTTGTTCTGCGCGTGCTGCGACCTCCCGTCGTCCGCTCGCTTTATTGATTTCTTTAACACTGGGTACGCTGAGCGCGCAGGCGCTGGCAGAAGATACCGTGGTGGTGACCGCCAATGGCGGTAACACCGTTGCGCAGGAAAGCGCCTGGGGCCCGGCTCCTACCATTGCCGCTAAGCACAGTGCCACCGGCACGAAAACGGATACGCCCATTGAGAAAAACCCGCAGTCGGTTTCGGTGGTGACGCAGGAAGAGATGGCGATGCACGCGGTGACCAGCGTGAAAGGGGCGTTCAATTACACGGCGGGTGTGCTGACCGGTAACCGCGGTAGCTCCAGTGTGATCGATGCGCTGTCGATTCGTGGCTTTAGTGAAACCAACACCAACCAGTATCTTGATGGTTTGAAACTGCAGGGTGACAACTACTCCGAGTTTGCCATCGATCCTTACTTCTTTGAGCGTGCAGAACTGCTGCGTGGCCCGGTTTCAGTGTTGTACGGCAAGAGCAACCCAGGCGGCGTGGTGTCACTGGTCAGCAAGCGCCCGACGCAGGAAACACTGCGTGAAGTGCAGTTCCAGATGGGCACCGATAACCTGTTCTCTACCGGCTTCGATTTCGGCGGATCGCTGGATGATGACGGCGTGTACAGCTATCGCGTGACCGGTCTGGCTCGCAGTGCAGACGCGCAGCAGGATATGAACAAAGAGAAGCGTTATACCATCGCGCCTTCGTTCAGCTGGCGTCCGGATGCCAATACCCGCTTTGATTTGCTGACCTATTTCCAGAACGAGCCGGAAACCGGTTATTACGGCTGGTTGCCGCGTCAGGGCACCGTGGTCGGCATTACCCGCCCGGACGGCAGCAGCTACAAACTGCCCACCAACTTTGATGAAGGCGAAGACAGCAATAAGATTTCGCGTAACACCAAAATGGTGGGCTACAACTTCGAACACAGCTTCAACGATACCTGGACGGTGCGCCAGAATCTGCGTTATGCGGATATGCGTACCGGATATCGCAGTATTTACGGCTTTGGTTACAATGAAGCTGCCAGGAATATTACTCGCTACTCAGCCTTATCCGATGAGAAGCTGAATGAGTTCTCCGTGGATACTCAGGCGCAGGCAAAATTTGATACAGGTGCCGTTGAGCACACTTTGCTGCTTGGGGTGGATTTCCAACGCATGCGTAATGATATTGATGCTCAATTCGGTACTGCCAATAGTCTGAACCCTTTCAACCCGCAATATGGTGATGACACCACGTTCCCCTATGCCGATCCTTATCAGCATCTAAATAAGCAGCGCCAAACAGGCCTTTATGCTCAAGATCAAATGGAATGGAACCGCTGGGTGCTGACCTTGGGGGGGCGTTACGATTACGCTATGACCTCCGTTTATGATCGCGTTGCCGGTTCTGTTGATCGTCAAAATGATCAAGCCTTCACCTGGCGTGGAGGGCTAAACTATGTCTTCGACAACGGCATAGCACCTTACTTTAGTTATAGCGAAGCTTTCATACCTAACTCAGGCTCAACCTGGGGAGGTCAGGCATTTGACCCATCGCGCGCTAAACAGTATGAAGCGGGTGTGAAGTATGTACCTAAAGATCGTCCAGTCGTCTTGACGGCAGCAGTATATGAGCTGACAAAAACGAAGAACCTTACGGCCGATCCTGATCCAACGCATCAGTTTGCCAGTATTCAGAGCGGTGAAATCCGTTCACGCGGTGTTGAATTGGAAGCCAAGGCAGCACTGAACGCCAACATCAACATGACGGCGTCTTATACCTATACCGATGCCGAATACACTGAAGACACAGTGCTGAAAGGTAGAACACCAGTGCAGGTGCCGAAGCACATGGCATCGCTGTGGGGGGATTACACTTTCCACGAAACGGCATTGTCAGGTGTGACACTGGGTGCGGGTGTGCGTTATGTAGGTGAAAGCAAAGGGTTATATGCAGAGAACACGCAGAATGGCAGTAACTCAAACCAAAACTTCGACGTAGCGGGTTACACCACCGTCGACGCAGCGCTGAAATATGACCTCGGCCGTTTCGGTCTGCCAGGCTCTTCTGTGGGTGTTAATATCAACAACCTGTTCGATCGTGAATACGTTGCCAGCTGCTACCGTGATTACGCTTGCTACTGGGGCGCTGAACGTCAAATCGTTGGTACTGCCACCTTCCGCTTCTGA
- the dksA gene encoding RNA polymerase-binding protein DksA — translation MQEGQNRKTSSLSILAIAGVEPYQVKPGEEYMNDAQLSHFRKILEAWRNQLRDEVDRTVSHMQDEAANFPDPVDRAAQEEEFSLELRNRDRERKLIKKIEKTLKKVDDDDFGYCDSCGVEIGIRRLEARPTADLCIDCKTLAEIREKQMAG, via the coding sequence ATGCAAGAAGGGCAAAACCGTAAAACATCGTCCCTGAGTATCCTCGCCATCGCTGGTGTGGAGCCGTATCAGGTGAAACCGGGCGAAGAGTATATGAACGACGCCCAACTGAGCCATTTCCGCAAGATTCTGGAAGCCTGGCGCAACCAACTTCGGGATGAAGTAGACCGCACTGTGTCACATATGCAGGACGAAGCTGCTAACTTCCCGGATCCGGTAGACCGTGCCGCACAGGAAGAAGAGTTCAGTCTGGAATTACGTAACCGCGATCGTGAGCGTAAACTGATCAAAAAGATCGAAAAAACGCTGAAGAAAGTGGATGACGACGATTTCGGCTACTGTGATTCTTGTGGTGTAGAAATTGGTATTCGTCGCCTTGAAGCGCGTCCGACCGCCGATCTCTGCATCGACTGCAAAACGCTGGCTGAAATCCGCGAGAAGCAGATGGCAGGCTAA
- the fhuC gene encoding Fe3+-hydroxamate ABC transporter ATP-binding protein FhuC, translating into MQHPHHEETTFTLDNVSFRVPGRTLLHPLSLTFAPGKVTALIGHNGSGKSTLLKMLGRHHAASEGQVLLNRDAVENWGSKDFARQVAYLPQQLPAAEGMTVRELVAIGRYPWHGALGRYGQEDRDRVEEAITLVGLKPFAGRLVDSLSGGERQRAWLAMLVAQNSRCLLLDEPTSALDIAHQVDVLALIQRLSRERGLTVIAVLHDINMAARYCDRLVALRGGEMIAEGGPDVIMQADVLGNIYGIPMGILPHPQGGAPVSFVY; encoded by the coding sequence ATGCAGCATCCGCACCACGAAGAAACCACCTTCACGCTGGATAATGTCAGCTTTCGCGTGCCTGGGCGCACGTTGCTGCATCCACTTTCACTCACCTTTGCGCCGGGTAAAGTGACGGCGCTGATTGGTCACAACGGCTCGGGTAAATCCACCTTGCTGAAAATGCTGGGGCGTCACCATGCGGCGAGTGAAGGCCAGGTGCTGTTGAACCGCGATGCGGTGGAGAACTGGGGCAGCAAAGATTTTGCGCGCCAGGTGGCGTATTTGCCGCAGCAGTTACCGGCGGCAGAAGGGATGACGGTGCGTGAGCTGGTGGCGATTGGTCGTTATCCCTGGCACGGTGCACTTGGGCGCTATGGCCAGGAAGATCGCGACCGCGTAGAGGAAGCGATTACGCTGGTGGGACTGAAACCGTTTGCCGGGCGTCTAGTCGATAGCCTGTCCGGCGGCGAACGTCAGCGTGCGTGGTTGGCGATGCTGGTGGCGCAAAATAGCCGCTGCCTGCTGCTGGATGAACCCACTTCAGCGCTGGATATCGCCCATCAGGTTGATGTGCTGGCACTGATTCAACGTCTCAGCCGTGAGCGCGGGTTAACGGTGATTGCCGTGCTGCATGACATCAATATGGCGGCGCGTTATTGCGACCGTCTGGTGGCGCTGCGAGGCGGCGAAATGATTGCGGAAGGCGGGCCTGACGTCATCATGCAGGCCGATGTGCTGGGCAATATCTACGGTATTCCGATGGGCATCTTACCCCATCCACAAGGCGGTGCTCCCGTCAGTTTTGTTTACTGA
- the mrcB gene encoding bifunctional glycosyl transferase/transpeptidase, giving the protein MSGNDREPIGRKGKAPKPPRTTARRGRRRELDDDIDQDDFDEDDEESTPVPPKGKGKGKRPPRGKRRWLGWLIKLFLVFVVVMVAWGIYLDSEIRSRIDGKVWQLPAAVYGRMVSLEPGMSYDKKEMIALLEGTQYREVSRITRPGEFSVKGNTIDLLRRPFDFPDSKEGQINARLTFSNNELSEIKNLDTGRDFGFFRLDPRLITMLQSPNGEQRLFVPRAGFPDLLVSTLIATEDRHFYEHDGISPYSIGRAFLANITAGKAVQGGSTLTQQLVKNLFLTNERSLWRKAREAYMAVIMDARYSKDRILELYLNEVYLGQAGNDQIRGFPLASLYYFGRPVDELSLDQQAMLVGMVKGASLYNPWRNPKLALERRNLVLRLLQQQNVIDQELYDMLSARPLGVQPKGGVITPQPAFMQMVRNELQAKLGDKVKDLSGVKIFTTLDPISQDAAEKAVEDGIPALKKQRGLKDLETAMVVVDRFSGEVRAMVGGADPQFAGYNRALQARRSIGSLAKPATYLTALGQPNTYRLNSWIADEPIALKQPNGSIWKPMNDDKRFSGKVMLVDALTNSMNVPTVNLGMTLGLNSVVDTWTKLGVPKDQLNPVPAMLLGALNLTPIEVAQAFQSIASGGNRADLSAVRSVIAEDGTVLYQSFPQAQRVEPAQAAYLTLYSMQQVADHGTARALGARYPNAHLAGKTGTTNDLIDSWFAGVDGKEVAITWVGRDNNQTSKLYGASGAMQIYRRYLDNQAPMPLQLTPPEDITQMNVDSAGNFVCGSGSSTWRSLPVWTLDPASLCQQQQQQIQQQQESQPQQQSPQQPQDEQKDADGVAGWIKDMFGSK; this is encoded by the coding sequence ATGTCTGGGAACGATCGCGAACCTATTGGGCGTAAAGGAAAAGCGCCAAAGCCGCCGCGCACCACTGCGCGCCGGGGTCGCCGCAGGGAGCTTGATGATGATATCGATCAGGACGATTTTGACGAAGATGATGAGGAGAGCACACCGGTGCCACCAAAAGGTAAAGGGAAAGGAAAACGTCCGCCACGCGGCAAACGTCGTTGGTTAGGCTGGTTAATTAAGCTTTTCCTGGTCTTTGTGGTAGTGATGGTTGCCTGGGGCATCTATCTCGACTCTGAAATCCGCAGCCGCATCGACGGTAAAGTGTGGCAGTTGCCTGCCGCTGTTTACGGCCGCATGGTGAGCCTTGAGCCGGGGATGTCGTACGACAAAAAAGAGATGATTGCGCTGCTGGAAGGCACGCAGTATCGCGAAGTGTCGCGCATTACCCGTCCGGGCGAATTTAGCGTCAAAGGCAACACCATCGATCTGCTGCGTCGTCCGTTTGATTTCCCGGACAGCAAAGAGGGGCAGATCAACGCCCGTCTGACGTTTAGCAACAACGAACTGAGCGAGATCAAAAACCTCGATACCGGGCGTGATTTTGGCTTCTTCCGCCTCGATCCACGCTTGATCACCATGCTGCAATCGCCGAACGGTGAGCAGCGTCTGTTCGTGCCGCGCGCGGGCTTCCCGGATCTGCTGGTCAGCACGCTGATCGCGACCGAAGACCGCCACTTCTACGAACACGACGGCATAAGCCCGTACTCGATTGGTCGTGCATTCCTTGCCAATATCACCGCCGGTAAAGCGGTGCAGGGCGGCAGTACCTTGACCCAGCAGCTGGTGAAAAACCTGTTCCTTACCAACGAGCGTTCACTCTGGCGTAAAGCGCGTGAAGCTTACATGGCGGTGATCATGGATGCGCGCTACAGCAAAGATCGCATCCTTGAGCTGTATCTCAACGAGGTGTACCTCGGTCAGGCAGGCAACGATCAGATCCGTGGCTTCCCGCTGGCGAGTTTGTATTACTTCGGTCGTCCGGTGGATGAGCTGAGCCTCGATCAGCAGGCGATGTTGGTCGGCATGGTGAAAGGGGCGTCACTCTATAACCCATGGCGCAACCCGAAACTGGCGCTGGAGCGTCGTAACCTGGTCCTGCGTCTGCTGCAACAGCAGAATGTCATCGATCAGGAGCTGTACGACATGCTGTCAGCGCGTCCGCTGGGCGTGCAGCCGAAAGGCGGAGTGATTACGCCTCAGCCTGCGTTTATGCAGATGGTGCGTAACGAATTGCAGGCCAAACTGGGCGACAAGGTGAAAGATCTCTCTGGCGTGAAGATCTTCACTACGCTGGATCCGATTTCGCAGGATGCCGCAGAAAAAGCGGTGGAAGATGGCATTCCGGCACTGAAGAAACAGCGCGGTCTGAAGGATTTGGAAACCGCGATGGTGGTGGTTGACCGCTTCAGCGGCGAAGTGCGCGCGATGGTGGGCGGTGCCGATCCGCAGTTTGCCGGTTACAACCGTGCGCTGCAGGCGCGTCGTTCTATCGGTTCACTGGCTAAACCGGCGACTTATCTCACTGCCTTAGGCCAACCCAATACCTATCGTCTGAACAGTTGGATTGCCGACGAACCTATTGCGCTGAAACAGCCTAATGGATCGATCTGGAAACCAATGAATGACGACAAGCGCTTCAGTGGCAAAGTGATGTTAGTGGATGCGCTGACCAACTCAATGAACGTGCCAACGGTTAATCTGGGTATGACGTTAGGGCTGAATTCCGTGGTTGATACCTGGACGAAGCTCGGCGTACCGAAGGATCAGCTGAATCCGGTGCCAGCGATGCTGCTGGGTGCCCTGAACCTGACACCGATTGAAGTCGCTCAGGCATTCCAGTCGATTGCCAGTGGCGGTAACCGCGCAGATCTCTCTGCGGTGCGCTCGGTGATTGCGGAAGATGGGACTGTGCTGTATCAGAGCTTCCCGCAGGCGCAGCGTGTCGAACCGGCACAGGCGGCTTATCTGACGTTGTACAGCATGCAGCAGGTCGCCGATCACGGTACGGCGCGGGCGCTGGGCGCGCGTTATCCTAATGCCCATCTGGCAGGTAAAACGGGTACCACCAATGATCTGATCGACAGCTGGTTTGCGGGCGTTGATGGCAAAGAAGTGGCCATCACCTGGGTGGGCCGCGACAATAACCAAACCTCGAAGCTGTATGGTGCGAGCGGAGCGATGCAAATTTATCGTCGCTATCTCGATAACCAGGCCCCGATGCCGCTGCAGTTGACACCGCCGGAAGATATTACGCAGATGAATGTCGATTCCGCCGGTAACTTCGTCTGTGGTTCGGGCAGCAGCACCTGGCGTTCGCTGCCGGTGTGGACGTTGGATCCAGCCTCGCTGTGTCAGCAACAGCAGCAGCAGATCCAACAGCAGCAAGAGTCGCAACCGCAGCAGCAGTCACCTCAGCAGCCGCAGGACGAGCAAAAAGATGCTGATGGCGTAGCTGGCTGGATCAAAGATATGTTCGGCAGCAAATAG
- the fhuD gene encoding Fe(3+)-hydroxamate ABC transporter substrate-binding protein FhuD, with protein sequence MFDISRRRLLTALALTPLMNVAPLRAATPDLQRILALEWLPVELLMALGVSPLGVADLRNYNIWVGEPMLSASTIDLGLRTEPNLELMTQLEPSLILHSNGYGPGLDKLERIAPTMGFDLNSGDGKPLSTARKSLHALGARLGREAQAVQHLQFLDEQLAAARERLKPWADRPVLLMSLMDSRHAITFGTNSLFLEVMEILGLSNAWQGETNFWGSAVVGLERLADVGDVQVICFDHDNDRDMQQVMKTALWQALPFIRAGRFKRVPAVWYYGATYSALKFVRVLEHALESH encoded by the coding sequence ATGTTCGACATTTCACGCCGTCGCTTGCTGACGGCGCTGGCACTGACGCCACTGATGAACGTAGCCCCATTGCGTGCGGCAACGCCCGATCTGCAGCGCATCCTGGCGCTGGAATGGCTACCCGTTGAGCTACTGATGGCGCTCGGTGTATCGCCGCTCGGTGTGGCTGATTTGCGTAACTACAACATCTGGGTTGGCGAGCCGATGCTATCCGCCAGCACCATCGATCTCGGCCTGCGCACCGAACCCAATCTGGAACTGATGACGCAGCTCGAACCTTCCTTAATTCTGCACTCCAACGGCTACGGTCCGGGATTGGATAAACTCGAACGCATCGCGCCGACCATGGGCTTTGATCTGAATAGCGGGGACGGCAAACCGTTAAGTACTGCTCGCAAATCACTGCATGCGCTTGGTGCCCGACTGGGACGGGAAGCGCAGGCGGTACAGCATCTGCAATTCCTGGATGAGCAGCTCGCGGCAGCGCGCGAGCGTCTTAAACCCTGGGCAGATCGTCCGGTGCTGCTGATGTCATTGATGGACAGCCGTCACGCCATCACGTTTGGCACCAACAGTCTGTTCCTCGAAGTGATGGAAATCCTTGGCCTGAGTAACGCCTGGCAGGGTGAAACCAATTTCTGGGGCAGTGCCGTGGTTGGGCTTGAGCGGTTAGCCGATGTCGGCGATGTGCAGGTGATCTGTTTTGATCACGATAACGATCGTGACATGCAGCAGGTGATGAAAACTGCGCTGTGGCAGGCGCTGCCGTTTATCCGCGCGGGCCGCTTCAAGCGTGTGCCTGCCGTCTGGTATTACGGCGCGACCTATTCAGCACTGAAATTTGTCCGCGTGCTGGAACACGCGCTGGAGTCGCACTGA